The following proteins are co-located in the Dyadobacter chenwenxiniae genome:
- a CDS encoding ligand-binding sensor domain-containing protein: MNGHAERFLKKCLLLLSIVLVAACKKEPREEIANLVYQDKPFIQEFHEAFPVGDGTVENEVRSIAPDQESNIWIASAAGIFKKNKESREWTNMISSGDNGPAYAVACDQNGTMWLGTWNGLFSYRAGELKKANGPQGPISAICAAKEGLYALGPNGFWLNQGKGFQKINDIISRSVRDVISDENKGLWIATDVGLYHWTKNGLNHYYQTDALISGYAKGLALDGNNKLWVGGLGGVTIRGLDKKEKELKPENGIPSIYVTTVRYAPDSSMWVGTQAGIVRYKPDGSHSLRFSRRWLMDDQVNKIAFDKEGTAWIATPKGVSAIRKRAMTLAQKSDFFYDILMKRHIRAPWIAGQAHLRIPGDTTSWQPEDDDNDGEYTGNYLAMESFRYAVTKSPEAKANAAKAFSFLKLLQEVTDTDGFFARTIVPAHWENVHDGNRTFTEREKADELVKEPRFKPVEVRWHKSKDGKWLWKGDTSSDEMCGHMFGYYFYYTLVADTNEKKVIAAHVARIVDHLIKNNLNLVDVDGTHTRWSVWSPDKLNRDPEWLPDRNQNSMEVLAFIKLAYHVTGDKKYENEYLRLIKEENYLQNMSEVTNQNPAWFIYFDIVLQAYLYPIMLKCEKDPERLKFYKDHLNTWFEKRKADHNPLINFIYCYSSGQKTELNNSIDFLVDTPLDLIDWPIDHSKREDIKIVRTPVLEDQQVNALQPASVRMTVRWDKNPWTLAGGNPQVEREPVFWLLPYWMGRYMNMIK; the protein is encoded by the coding sequence ATGAACGGCCACGCGGAAAGATTTCTTAAAAAGTGCCTTTTGCTGCTCTCCATAGTGCTGGTGGCAGCCTGCAAAAAAGAGCCGCGTGAGGAAATTGCGAATCTTGTTTATCAAGACAAACCCTTTATCCAGGAATTTCACGAAGCATTTCCCGTTGGAGACGGAACTGTTGAAAATGAAGTTCGAAGCATTGCGCCCGACCAGGAATCCAATATCTGGATAGCAAGTGCCGCAGGGATCTTTAAAAAAAATAAAGAAAGCCGGGAATGGACCAATATGATCAGCAGCGGCGACAATGGCCCTGCCTACGCCGTAGCATGTGATCAGAACGGCACAATGTGGCTGGGGACATGGAACGGATTATTCTCTTATAGAGCTGGCGAGCTGAAAAAAGCAAACGGCCCTCAGGGCCCGATCTCAGCTATTTGTGCTGCAAAAGAAGGCTTGTATGCGTTAGGCCCGAATGGATTTTGGTTGAACCAGGGGAAAGGCTTCCAAAAGATAAATGACATCATTTCAAGATCCGTTCGAGATGTGATTTCGGATGAAAACAAGGGCTTATGGATTGCCACGGACGTGGGATTGTATCACTGGACAAAAAACGGTTTGAATCATTACTATCAAACTGATGCGCTGATCAGCGGCTATGCAAAGGGCTTGGCTCTGGATGGGAACAATAAACTTTGGGTCGGCGGGCTCGGTGGCGTCACCATTCGCGGGCTTGATAAAAAAGAAAAAGAGCTTAAACCCGAAAACGGCATTCCATCGATTTACGTGACCACCGTGCGTTACGCGCCGGACAGCTCCATGTGGGTAGGCACGCAGGCGGGAATTGTACGTTACAAGCCTGATGGCAGCCATTCGTTGCGCTTTTCCAGGCGCTGGCTAATGGATGATCAGGTTAATAAAATCGCTTTTGACAAAGAAGGGACAGCGTGGATTGCGACGCCGAAAGGTGTGAGCGCAATCCGCAAAAGAGCCATGACGCTGGCACAGAAAAGCGATTTTTTCTATGATATATTAATGAAGAGGCACATTCGTGCACCATGGATTGCGGGACAGGCGCATTTACGCATTCCGGGCGACACGACCTCGTGGCAGCCCGAAGATGATGATAACGATGGTGAATACACCGGAAATTATCTTGCGATGGAAAGTTTCAGATATGCGGTAACGAAAAGCCCGGAAGCAAAAGCCAATGCAGCGAAAGCTTTTAGTTTCCTTAAATTATTGCAGGAAGTGACAGATACCGACGGCTTCTTTGCCCGAACCATCGTGCCGGCACACTGGGAAAATGTGCATGACGGCAACAGGACCTTTACCGAACGGGAAAAAGCCGATGAACTTGTAAAAGAGCCGCGGTTCAAGCCGGTAGAAGTGCGCTGGCACAAATCCAAAGATGGAAAATGGCTTTGGAAGGGTGACACGAGCAGCGACGAAATGTGCGGTCATATGTTTGGTTATTATTTCTACTACACATTAGTAGCTGACACAAATGAAAAAAAGGTCATTGCAGCACACGTTGCAAGAATTGTGGATCATCTAATAAAAAATAACCTGAACCTGGTGGACGTCGATGGCACGCATACGCGCTGGTCTGTATGGTCGCCGGACAAGCTGAACCGTGATCCCGAATGGCTCCCCGACCGCAACCAAAATTCGATGGAAGTGCTGGCATTCATTAAGCTGGCTTACCATGTTACCGGTGATAAAAAATACGAAAATGAGTATCTAAGGCTTATTAAGGAAGAAAATTATCTTCAAAACATGTCGGAAGTAACCAACCAGAACCCCGCGTGGTTTATCTACTTCGATATTGTGCTGCAAGCCTATCTCTACCCGATCATGCTTAAATGTGAGAAAGATCCGGAGCGATTGAAGTTTTATAAAGACCATTTGAATACATGGTTTGAAAAACGAAAAGCAGACCATAATCCGCTCATTAACTTCATATATTGCTATTCCTCAGGCCAAAAAACGGAGCTCAACAACTCCATCGATTTCCTCGTCGACACCCCGCTCGATCTGATCGACTGGCCAATTGACCATAGCAAAAGAGAAGACATTAAAATTGTAAGAACGCCGGTTTTGGAAGACCAGCAGGTGAATGCATTACAACCGGCCAGTGTGCGCATGACGGTACGCTGGGACAAAAACCCGTGGACCTTGGCGGGCGGAAACCCGCAAGTAGAGCGCGAGCCGGTCTTTTGGCTGCTGCCTTACTGGATGGGCCGTTATATGAACATGATCAAATAA
- the lgt gene encoding prolipoprotein diacylglyceryl transferase has translation MISYIIWNVSPEIFTIPQIGDFGPFPVRWYGLLFAAGFLVGQQIMIHVFKKEGKPLEDIDSLTLYMVLSTVIGARVGHFLFYEPEVLFKNPLEVILPPYAGLASHGAIIGIITGLLLYSRSRRESGQTFLWVADRMVIVIALAGAFIRFGNLMNSEIVGKPTDVPWSFVFVQNTEFRQIPRHAAQLYESISCFILFFILLWIWNKYKAATPRGLMVGVFFVWVFTLRFMYEFLKENQEAFEANYALNMGQILSIPAVLLGIYFIYQSRKSSHQLAR, from the coding sequence ATGATTTCGTATATAATATGGAATGTCAGTCCTGAAATTTTCACTATTCCGCAAATTGGTGACTTCGGCCCATTCCCTGTCCGCTGGTATGGCCTCCTCTTCGCCGCCGGTTTTTTGGTTGGACAACAAATAATGATCCATGTCTTCAAGAAAGAAGGCAAGCCCCTGGAAGATATCGATTCGCTTACCTTATATATGGTGTTATCCACCGTCATTGGTGCACGCGTTGGCCATTTTCTTTTTTATGAACCCGAAGTTCTTTTCAAGAATCCGCTGGAAGTAATTCTTCCTCCCTATGCAGGTTTGGCAAGTCACGGGGCTATCATAGGGATCATTACTGGCTTATTGCTTTATTCGCGTTCTAGACGGGAGTCGGGCCAAACATTCCTATGGGTTGCCGATAGAATGGTTATCGTAATTGCCCTGGCAGGCGCTTTTATCCGGTTTGGCAATTTAATGAACTCCGAAATTGTCGGTAAGCCAACCGATGTGCCGTGGAGTTTTGTTTTTGTTCAAAACACCGAATTCCGCCAGATCCCACGCCACGCCGCACAGCTTTACGAATCCATTTCCTGCTTTATACTCTTCTTCATTCTCTTATGGATATGGAATAAATACAAGGCAGCCACGCCACGCGGTTTAATGGTCGGCGTTTTCTTCGTTTGGGTGTTCACTCTGCGTTTCATGTACGAGTTCCTCAAAGAAAACCAGGAAGCATTTGAAGCGAATTACGCATTGAATATGGGCCAGATATTAAGCATTCCGGCCGTGTTACTGGGCATTTATTTTATTTACCAATCAAGAAAATCTTCACACCAGCTGGCCCGGTAG
- a CDS encoding PfkB family carbohydrate kinase, whose translation MDLSRIQHIIEKISIAKIAVYGDFCLDSYWIMDKRGSEISIETGLQAQAVATHYYTPGGAANVVANLSALNPAEIRVIGTIGDDMQGRELRSQLEKLGANTTALFVQKEHFNTYSYLKRLVDGQEEPRIDFGVYNERSTETDQKLLAAIEQALQESDAVIFNQQVTGSINNESFIGQANTLFEKYNNKIVMLDSRHFNDRFKNTFLKCNDREIASLNGQALNPDDNVPITDVKKYGREVYEKYKKPVFVTCGERGIIAFDKTGAQEVQGLQLKSKLDTVGAGDTAISAITLCLAAGFNSMEAATFGNFAAAVTVQKLYTTGTANAQEILSVSQDPDFIYNADLAENERSAVYLQDSEFELCEPNVLEKLGQIRYAVFDHDGTISSLRQGWEEIMEPVMMKAILGKHYGTVDAHAFHKVLGQVKEFIHKTTGIQTIYQMEGLVNLVRECGYVPEHEILDKFQYKALYNDGLMEMVNKRMEKLAAGELGQEDYTMKGAVAFLQELKERGIIMYLASGTDAEDVKHEAEMLGYAHLFDGGIYGALKDYTKFSKKMIIEKIIKDNNLQGNELAVFGDGPDEIREGRRAGGIAVGITSNEVQRFGHNPAKRPRLVKAGAHLLIPDFSQYKKLITLLFQENVKYADA comes from the coding sequence ATGGACCTAAGCCGCATCCAACATATCATTGAAAAAATTTCCATAGCCAAAATCGCTGTTTACGGCGACTTCTGCCTTGATTCTTACTGGATTATGGATAAGCGCGGATCGGAAATTTCTATTGAAACGGGCTTGCAGGCACAGGCAGTTGCCACACATTACTATACGCCTGGCGGTGCCGCCAATGTTGTGGCCAATTTATCCGCACTGAATCCGGCTGAAATTCGGGTTATCGGCACCATCGGCGACGACATGCAGGGAAGGGAATTAAGGTCACAGCTGGAAAAGCTGGGGGCAAACACAACCGCTCTTTTTGTTCAGAAAGAACATTTCAATACATATAGTTATCTCAAAAGGCTGGTTGACGGACAAGAAGAACCACGCATTGATTTCGGTGTATACAATGAACGCAGCACAGAAACGGATCAAAAATTACTAGCAGCGATCGAACAAGCGTTACAGGAATCGGATGCGGTGATTTTCAATCAGCAAGTGACCGGCAGCATTAACAATGAATCCTTTATCGGGCAGGCCAATACGCTTTTTGAGAAATATAATAACAAGATCGTCATGCTGGATTCGAGGCATTTCAATGACCGTTTTAAAAATACATTCCTTAAATGCAATGACCGTGAAATAGCCTCGCTCAACGGTCAAGCCTTAAACCCGGATGATAACGTACCCATCACCGATGTGAAAAAATATGGCCGTGAGGTGTACGAAAAATACAAAAAACCCGTATTTGTGACTTGCGGTGAACGCGGAATAATCGCATTTGATAAAACGGGCGCTCAGGAAGTCCAGGGTTTACAGCTTAAAAGCAAATTGGACACCGTTGGTGCCGGCGATACAGCCATCAGTGCCATTACACTTTGCCTGGCAGCTGGTTTTAATTCCATGGAGGCAGCTACTTTTGGCAATTTCGCGGCGGCGGTTACTGTTCAGAAACTTTATACAACCGGCACTGCAAATGCGCAGGAAATTCTTTCAGTAAGTCAGGATCCCGATTTCATCTATAACGCAGATCTCGCTGAAAATGAACGCAGCGCAGTGTATTTACAAGACAGTGAATTTGAATTGTGCGAACCCAATGTTTTGGAAAAGCTTGGACAGATCCGCTACGCCGTATTTGATCACGACGGCACAATCAGCTCACTCCGCCAGGGTTGGGAAGAAATTATGGAGCCGGTAATGATGAAGGCGATACTGGGCAAACATTATGGCACAGTTGATGCCCACGCATTTCATAAGGTTTTGGGCCAGGTCAAAGAATTTATTCACAAAACGACCGGGATTCAGACCATTTATCAAATGGAAGGTTTGGTCAATCTGGTGCGCGAATGCGGTTATGTGCCTGAGCATGAAATTTTGGACAAATTCCAGTACAAAGCCCTATATAATGACGGCTTAATGGAGATGGTCAACAAGCGGATGGAAAAATTGGCCGCCGGAGAGCTTGGCCAGGAAGATTACACCATGAAAGGCGCCGTTGCATTTCTGCAAGAGTTGAAGGAACGGGGCATAATCATGTATCTGGCCAGCGGAACGGATGCGGAAGACGTCAAACACGAAGCCGAAATGCTGGGTTATGCGCACCTTTTTGACGGCGGGATTTATGGGGCATTAAAAGATTACACCAAGTTTTCCAAAAAGATGATCATTGAAAAGATCATTAAGGACAACAATTTGCAAGGAAATGAACTGGCTGTTTTTGGCGACGGCCCTGACGAAATTCGGGAAGGCAGGCGCGCAGGCGGCATTGCTGTGGGCATCACCAGCAATGAAGTGCAGCGTTTTGGCCATAATCCGGCCAAACGGCCTCGCCTGGTAAAAGCGGGCGCACATTTGCTCATTCCCGATTTTTCTCAATACAAAAAACTCATAACCCTCCTCTTTCAGGAAAATGTAAAATACGCGGACGCATGA
- a CDS encoding sialidase family protein produces the protein MKIFLPILFWCACTTVIFAQNSAIKQQMLIFPQQEKHVHGSSLVSLPNGDFLVAWFQGSGERTADDVRIMGARLKKGAKNWSQPFLMADTPHLPDCNPVLFLNAQGKLFLVWIAVQANLWEQSILRTKTAIDYNGDGAPNWTWQDNILLKPDDKFASEIEKKFKNLPENHAGWAGYAPRYDSMIMEAAKDPVKRSIGWMTRIKPLIMENGRIILPLYSDGYNLSMTAISEDHGATWRPGLPIVGRGPIQPALGIKQNGNLVAFMRDSGDPPTRVHYSESADKGESWTATQKMDIPNTASVEFLVLNDGKWAFLGNDVDDGRYELSLRISADEGKTWKRGWIEYDKSKKGGYSYPSLIQTPDGLLHMTYSHHPEKGKKSIKYVVVDPKLL, from the coding sequence ATGAAAATATTCTTACCGATTTTATTCTGGTGTGCTTGCACAACGGTCATTTTTGCTCAAAACAGCGCTATTAAGCAACAAATGCTCATTTTTCCGCAACAGGAAAAGCATGTTCACGGCAGCAGCCTCGTAAGCTTGCCCAACGGCGACTTCCTGGTCGCCTGGTTCCAGGGAAGCGGCGAACGCACGGCGGATGACGTGCGCATTATGGGTGCAAGACTAAAAAAAGGCGCCAAAAATTGGAGCCAACCATTCCTGATGGCCGACACCCCGCACCTGCCCGATTGCAACCCGGTTTTGTTCCTGAATGCCCAGGGAAAGCTGTTTCTGGTTTGGATTGCGGTGCAGGCCAATCTTTGGGAACAATCCATTTTACGAACAAAAACAGCAATAGATTACAATGGTGATGGCGCTCCAAACTGGACCTGGCAGGATAATATTCTGCTAAAACCGGATGATAAATTTGCATCGGAAATTGAGAAAAAATTCAAGAATTTACCAGAAAATCATGCAGGCTGGGCGGGATATGCGCCTCGTTACGACAGCATGATCATGGAAGCGGCCAAAGACCCCGTAAAACGCAGCATCGGCTGGATGACCAGGATAAAACCATTGATTATGGAAAACGGAAGGATCATACTGCCTCTTTACTCCGATGGTTACAACCTCTCCATGACCGCCATTTCGGAAGATCATGGCGCGACCTGGCGCCCCGGCCTGCCCATTGTAGGACGCGGCCCGATCCAGCCTGCACTGGGGATAAAACAGAACGGCAACCTCGTCGCCTTCATGCGCGACAGCGGAGACCCGCCCACACGTGTACATTACAGCGAATCCGCGGATAAAGGCGAGAGCTGGACAGCAACGCAAAAAATGGATATTCCCAACACAGCCAGCGTGGAGTTTTTAGTTTTGAATGATGGCAAATGGGCTTTTTTAGGCAATGATGTCGATGATGGACGCTACGAACTGAGCCTGAGAATTTCAGCGGACGAAGGTAAAACCTGGAAAAGAGGCTGGATTGAATACGACAAGTCCAAAAAAGGAGGTTACTCCTACCCGTCCCTGATCCAAACTCCCGATGGTTTGTTGCATATGACCTATTCCCACCATCCCGAAAAAGGCAAAAAATCAATAAAATACGTAGTTGTTGATCCTAAGCTGTTATAA
- a CDS encoding RNA polymerase sigma factor: MAYPDENTLRKVTQGDEQAFAELYNYYKAPALRFTTSLLKDEEEAENMVQDVFIKIWVKRDHIKPDYNFNSYLFTCLRNMAFDHFKKLEKNELLRKNYMEVIRSAEEDEKEESERRINLVVAAVDSLSVKRKQILKLNIEEGKSYQEIAEFLRISKNTVKNQLVKAKQILREKVDFATAF, encoded by the coding sequence GTGGCCTATCCTGACGAAAACACCCTGAGAAAAGTAACGCAAGGCGACGAACAGGCTTTTGCTGAACTCTACAATTATTATAAAGCTCCTGCTTTGCGGTTCACCACGTCTTTATTGAAAGATGAAGAAGAGGCGGAAAACATGGTTCAGGATGTTTTTATTAAGATTTGGGTTAAAAGAGACCATATTAAGCCCGATTATAATTTTAACTCTTATCTGTTCACTTGTTTACGGAATATGGCATTCGATCATTTCAAGAAATTGGAAAAGAATGAGCTGCTGCGAAAAAATTATATGGAAGTCATCAGATCGGCCGAAGAGGATGAGAAAGAAGAAAGCGAAAGGAGGATCAATCTGGTCGTGGCGGCCGTGGACTCGCTTTCTGTGAAAAGGAAACAGATTTTGAAACTGAATATCGAAGAAGGAAAATCTTATCAGGAGATCGCGGAGTTTTTAAGGATCTCTAAAAATACAGTGAAAAATCAATTGGTAAAGGCCAAGCAGATCCTGAGAGAAAAAGTTGATTTTGCCACAGCATTTTAA